Proteins encoded together in one Yersinia mollaretii ATCC 43969 window:
- the pilW gene encoding type IV pilus biogenesis/stability protein PilW → MKLTRLWRVCLLATVLTGCSGSSPEKNDQPAAGQTRLQLGLEYLAQGDLNAARQNLEKAVEADPQDYRAQLGMAFYEQRIGENSAAEQRYQHAMKLAPGNGTVLNNYGAFLCSLGQYVSAQQQFSAAALLPDYGQVADSLENAGYCFLRANQNDQARALLSRALKYDPDKGEPLLAEAQRHFGEGNRAQAQLLLDVYQHTLPASAESLWLQIRFAALAGRQDSVQRYGKQLARSFPQSKQYQHFLANEY, encoded by the coding sequence ATGAAGCTGACAAGACTGTGGAGAGTTTGCCTGCTAGCAACGGTACTGACGGGCTGTTCTGGTTCATCGCCAGAAAAAAACGATCAGCCAGCGGCGGGGCAGACGCGTTTACAACTGGGTTTAGAGTATTTGGCGCAAGGTGATCTTAATGCCGCGCGGCAGAATCTTGAGAAGGCTGTAGAGGCAGATCCGCAGGATTATCGCGCTCAATTGGGCATGGCATTTTACGAACAACGTATTGGTGAAAACAGTGCCGCAGAGCAGCGTTATCAGCATGCGATGAAACTGGCACCTGGAAATGGCACTGTACTGAATAATTACGGTGCGTTTCTGTGTAGTTTAGGGCAGTATGTATCGGCCCAACAACAGTTTAGCGCAGCAGCACTGTTACCTGATTACGGTCAAGTTGCCGATAGTCTGGAAAACGCCGGGTATTGCTTTTTACGGGCTAATCAAAATGATCAGGCTCGCGCATTACTGAGCCGGGCATTGAAGTATGATCCGGATAAGGGTGAGCCGCTGCTCGCAGAAGCTCAAAGGCATTTTGGAGAAGGGAATCGCGCTCAAGCGCAATTATTACTGGATGTTTACCAACATACGCTACCAGCCAGTGCTGAAAGTTTATGGCTACAAATTCGTTTCGCCGCGCTAGCAGGCCGTCAAGATAGTGTTCAACGCTATGGCAAGCAGCTTGCGCGAAGTTTTCCACAATCCAAACAGTACCAGCATTTTCTAGCTAATGAATACTGA
- a CDS encoding bifunctional tRNA (adenosine(37)-C2)-methyltransferase TrmG/ribosomal RNA large subunit methyltransferase RlmN, with protein MSEQLLTASTAIDAAPQPDNAVETANPVTGKINLLDLNRQQMREFFAKMGEKPFRADQVMKWMYHYCYDDFEQMTDINKVLRAKLQRVAEIRAPEVAEEQRSTDGTIKWAIKVGDQQVETVYIPEADRATLCVSSQVGCALECKFCSTAQQGFNRNLRVSEIIGQVWRAAKIIGSLKSTGTRPITNVVMMGMGEPLLNLNNVVPAMDIMMDDFGFGLSKRRVTLSTSGVVPALDKLGDMIDVALAISLHAPTDDIRDEIVPINRKYNIETFLAAVRRYLDKSKANGGRVTVEYVMLDHINDSTEQAHQLAECLKDTPCKINLIPWNPFPGAPYGRSSNSRVDRFSKVLMDYGFTTIVRKTRGDDIDAACGQLAGEVIDRTKRTLKKKMAGEPIAIKTV; from the coding sequence ATGTCCGAACAATTATTAACTGCATCAACCGCGATTGATGCTGCTCCTCAGCCTGACAATGCGGTTGAAACCGCAAACCCTGTCACAGGCAAAATTAATCTGCTCGATTTAAATCGCCAACAAATGCGCGAATTCTTTGCCAAAATGGGCGAGAAACCTTTCCGGGCAGATCAGGTCATGAAGTGGATGTATCACTATTGCTACGACGATTTCGAGCAAATGACCGATATCAATAAAGTGCTGCGCGCTAAATTACAGCGAGTGGCCGAAATCCGCGCACCTGAAGTGGCGGAAGAGCAGCGCTCTACCGATGGCACCATTAAATGGGCCATTAAGGTGGGTGATCAGCAGGTCGAAACCGTGTATATCCCGGAAGCTGACCGTGCCACGCTCTGTGTGTCATCTCAGGTAGGTTGCGCATTAGAGTGTAAATTCTGCTCAACGGCGCAACAGGGCTTTAACCGCAACTTACGTGTATCCGAAATTATTGGGCAAGTATGGCGTGCAGCGAAGATTATTGGCTCATTAAAATCAACTGGCACTCGGCCCATCACCAACGTAGTCATGATGGGAATGGGCGAACCCTTGCTGAACTTGAATAACGTCGTGCCCGCCATGGATATCATGATGGACGATTTTGGTTTTGGTTTGTCCAAACGCCGCGTGACACTATCCACCTCGGGGGTGGTTCCGGCACTGGATAAACTGGGTGATATGATTGACGTTGCATTGGCCATTTCGTTACATGCGCCGACCGATGATATCCGCGATGAAATCGTGCCAATCAACCGTAAATACAATATTGAAACCTTCTTGGCGGCGGTTCGTCGCTATTTGGATAAATCCAAAGCCAATGGTGGGCGGGTTACGGTTGAATACGTTATGCTGGATCACATCAATGACAGTACCGAGCAAGCCCATCAACTGGCGGAGTGTTTAAAAGACACGCCATGCAAGATTAACCTGATTCCATGGAACCCGTTCCCTGGCGCACCTTATGGCCGCAGCTCAAATAGCCGGGTGGATCGTTTTTCTAAGGTATTGATGGATTACGGGTTTACCACCATTGTGCGTAAAACTCGTGGCGATGATATTGATGCGGCATGTGGCCAATTGGCTGGTGAAGTTATCGACCGCACCAAGCGCACGTTGAAAAAGAAAATGGCGGGTGAACCTATCGCCATTAAGACAGTCTGA
- the ndk gene encoding nucleoside-diphosphate kinase yields the protein MALERTFSIIKPNAVANNNIGAIYARFESAGFKIIAAKMLHLTKEQAEGFYAEHKGRPFFDGLVEFMTSGPIMVQVLEGENAVQRHRDIMGATNPDNALAGTLRADFADSFTANAVHGSDAVESAQREIAYFFAADEIFPRS from the coding sequence ATGGCTTTAGAACGTACCTTCTCCATTATCAAACCCAATGCTGTTGCCAATAATAACATTGGTGCTATCTATGCGCGTTTTGAAAGTGCTGGTTTCAAAATTATTGCTGCAAAAATGCTGCATTTGACTAAAGAACAAGCAGAAGGTTTTTACGCTGAGCATAAAGGCCGTCCATTCTTCGATGGTTTGGTTGAATTTATGACCTCTGGTCCTATCATGGTTCAGGTTTTGGAAGGCGAAAATGCGGTTCAGCGCCACCGTGATATCATGGGCGCGACTAACCCAGATAATGCTCTGGCCGGGACTTTGCGTGCTGATTTCGCCGACAGCTTTACGGCTAACGCCGTACACGGTTCTGATGCAGTTGAATCAGCACAGCGTGAAATCGCTTATTTCTTCGCTGCGGATGAAATTTTTCCTCGCAGCTAA
- a CDS encoding peptidase inhibitor family I36 protein — protein MIKTKHFPLFFLMLSMLGFDVLADQPKVCFYKDSYYNGASICATEGSLVNILPLKWNDRISSISVSKGMIVTVYEDGDFAGRSLTLKESIDFLSSKGAKGLNDAISSFSIKHAACFYEYDQYFGGSMCLSGGEKMDLYKGLESHIDRSLNDRVSSIKVPKNMQVTLFKDDNYNGDKITLAENYLLAELEDLDMDYAITSMTASQQENFICDQYCAIKERMIIPIKHIFGDYWHDERIGSKQVLISFKLTDNDDYLIWMGSDRVIKVKDRVIYYIHNDLNDIAYYHMNKESDRVSISSRFNGSYFESQFIESEGTKIIHLSPLIGYLFDPSDANIHFSITNINTDKSKSVVIDKAVMTVEKAQHRSERAITGLASCWAMPLLSIYNYVVQGRCNQVERFVDDVADFFGSLDDKILQVSGSSKPLPKVDTDKAPSFDGGVTTASSELDGILTYVRTGLDKKSLTVPATALACRVSMKEQLLPHLRIRRDLTPTCIDWTLDILTDFTLLFGDSIARWNAENFGLVIERIIQNGDTGYAVSDTNIESRLVHNVMAHIADSKDDELLRLKSAFDFSQLSYATYQHHTHDQSAVVSPQQSQELLLGRYELALENFNMVETIPRVRQAGQWVEHPELHFDIEIITGRPAETLAARRNVIPIIENWRQSYNQPYLPTPVSSTEEDPQAIAQTQLNMDSVISAARIVGDVAQSWLRTTRDDYIYLIVRLSGQIVSITLAVDINEEDVGIAASLTNPAYVLHPRGEGVVRGAGTAAVRALADYAAKKGKRALVADVISQPSAIVKHKVGFRFIDEL, from the coding sequence ATGATAAAAACTAAGCACTTCCCACTGTTTTTTTTAATGCTTTCAATGTTAGGTTTTGATGTGTTAGCCGATCAGCCTAAAGTTTGTTTCTATAAAGATAGTTATTATAACGGAGCCTCTATTTGTGCGACTGAGGGGAGCCTAGTGAATATTCTCCCTCTCAAGTGGAACGACCGAATATCATCTATATCTGTCTCTAAAGGTATGATCGTTACCGTCTATGAGGATGGTGATTTTGCTGGTCGCTCACTCACACTCAAAGAGAGTATCGATTTTCTTTCATCCAAAGGAGCTAAAGGGTTAAATGATGCTATCAGCTCTTTCAGCATAAAGCATGCTGCCTGTTTTTATGAATATGACCAATATTTTGGCGGTAGTATGTGTCTCTCTGGTGGTGAAAAAATGGATCTCTATAAGGGACTGGAGAGTCATATTGATCGCTCACTAAATGATAGAGTCAGCTCTATCAAAGTGCCGAAAAATATGCAGGTAACACTCTTTAAAGATGATAATTATAATGGCGATAAAATCACCTTGGCAGAAAATTATTTATTAGCAGAGTTAGAAGATTTGGACATGGATTATGCTATAACCAGTATGACTGCTTCGCAGCAAGAAAATTTTATTTGTGATCAATACTGCGCCATCAAAGAGAGGATGATTATCCCTATTAAACATATTTTCGGTGATTATTGGCATGATGAAAGAATCGGCTCAAAACAAGTGTTAATTAGTTTTAAATTAACCGATAATGATGATTATTTAATATGGATGGGAAGCGATCGGGTTATTAAAGTTAAGGACCGCGTAATATATTATATTCATAATGACTTAAATGACATTGCTTACTACCATATGAATAAAGAGAGTGACAGAGTATCCATTTCATCGCGCTTTAATGGCAGCTACTTTGAATCACAATTTATAGAGTCTGAGGGGACGAAGATTATTCACCTCTCTCCCCTTATTGGGTACTTATTCGATCCCTCTGATGCCAATATCCATTTCTCTATTACCAACATCAATACGGATAAGAGTAAATCAGTTGTTATCGATAAAGCGGTTATGACGGTAGAGAAAGCGCAACACAGATCTGAGCGTGCGATTACCGGCTTGGCATCTTGTTGGGCAATGCCGCTCCTCAGTATTTATAACTACGTCGTGCAGGGTCGATGTAACCAGGTTGAACGATTTGTGGACGATGTTGCTGATTTTTTTGGCAGCCTAGACGATAAAATATTGCAAGTTTCCGGTTCGTCAAAACCGTTACCTAAAGTTGATACTGATAAAGCCCCCTCTTTTGACGGTGGTGTTACTACTGCTTCATCTGAACTTGACGGAATATTGACCTATGTCAGAACGGGCTTAGATAAAAAATCACTCACGGTCCCTGCCACTGCACTGGCCTGCCGAGTCTCAATGAAGGAGCAATTACTCCCTCATTTACGTATTCGTCGTGACCTCACTCCCACATGTATTGATTGGACACTCGATATTCTGACTGACTTTACTCTGCTGTTTGGCGACAGTATTGCCCGATGGAATGCAGAAAATTTTGGTCTGGTCATTGAACGTATTATTCAAAATGGGGATACCGGTTATGCGGTATCAGATACTAATATTGAATCGCGGTTAGTCCACAATGTCATGGCGCATATTGCTGACAGTAAAGATGATGAGCTGCTCCGCTTAAAAAGCGCGTTCGATTTCTCCCAATTGAGTTATGCCACTTATCAGCATCATACTCATGATCAATCTGCTGTTGTCTCCCCGCAACAGTCACAAGAGCTGCTCCTTGGCCGCTATGAATTGGCATTGGAAAACTTCAATATGGTAGAAACTATTCCTAGAGTACGGCAAGCGGGGCAGTGGGTTGAACATCCAGAATTGCATTTTGATATTGAAATTATTACCGGCAGACCAGCAGAAACACTGGCTGCCCGGCGAAATGTTATCCCCATCATTGAAAACTGGCGGCAGTCATATAATCAGCCCTATTTGCCGACACCGGTAAGCAGTACAGAGGAGGACCCCCAAGCTATTGCCCAGACTCAGCTCAATATGGATTCGGTTATTTCGGCGGCACGTATTGTTGGTGATGTGGCGCAGAGTTGGTTAAGAACCACTCGCGACGACTATATTTATCTGATTGTCCGGCTATCTGGGCAAATTGTCAGTATTACATTGGCCGTTGATATAAATGAGGAAGATGTAGGTATTGCGGCATCATTGACCAATCCCGCTTATGTGCTGCATCCGCGAGGTGAAGGGGTTGTCCGTGGCGCGGGGACTGCTGCTGTCAGGGCGCTGGCTGATTATGCGGCCAAAAAAGGTAAACGAGCTTTGGTTGCCGATGTTATTAGTCAACCCTCCGCGATTGTAAAGCACAAGGTCGGATTCAGATTTATTGATGAGTTATGA
- the pbpC gene encoding peptidoglycan glycosyltransferase PbpC (penicillin-binding protein 1C): MRKIFLLRYRRLFLVLAIIAILLPAALWLADKRWPLPLTQAQVARVVVAEDGTPLWRFADTDGVWRYPVTLQQVSPYYLQALLTFEDRWFYAHPGVNPLALARAAWQDLRAGKILSGGSTLSMQVARLIDPHPRTLTGKLRQVWRTLQLEWHFSKDQILEIYLNRAPFGGTLQGIGAASWTYLGKPPSQLTPAEAALLAALPQAPSRLRPDRYPLRAKAARDKVLTRLADYQVWTAAQVADIQQEDIWLAPRQVPQLAPLLARRLTSGNQREVIQTTLDAALQRQLEEMAAGWRHQLPEKTSLGLLVVDHTTMNVRAYLGSVDFQDSSRFGHVDMVSAWRSPGSTLKPFLYAMALDDGLIHAESLLQDVPRRFGDYRPGNFDTGFHGPVSASEALVRSLNLPAVQLLEAYGPKRFTANLRNSGLNLRFPPHSEPSLAVILGGAGSRLDQLVAAYSAFARGGMAATLRFEPQQQIQERRLFSPGAAWITRRILAGESRPLPDDILPAAVPLAWKTGTSYGYRDAWAIGINARYTIGVWVGRPDGTPVAGQFGYATAIPILNQVNNVLMTGWQQGGRVLPRDPRPASVSRAEICWPGGQPLAVGDSNCRQRRQSWVLDGTIPPTLAAPGQENRQGSQLSVWLNPQGQRVAADCSQAMARQLTLWPLPLEPWLPMAERRSQRLPTASQTCPPQGDMDAAPLLILGIRDGAVVKRLPGHNSLDLRLAAQGGRGQHWWFLNGEQVAVTDNNQSWVHTLSAPGRYQLNVLDESGLVSNLLFRLE, from the coding sequence ATGCGAAAAATATTCCTCCTCCGCTATCGCCGCCTCTTTCTGGTGCTGGCGATCATCGCGATACTGCTTCCTGCGGCCCTGTGGCTGGCGGATAAGCGCTGGCCGCTACCACTGACGCAAGCTCAGGTTGCCCGCGTGGTGGTGGCGGAAGATGGCACGCCATTATGGCGCTTTGCCGATACCGACGGGGTGTGGCGCTATCCGGTTACCCTGCAACAGGTTTCACCCTATTACCTGCAAGCGCTGCTCACTTTCGAGGATCGCTGGTTTTATGCCCACCCCGGTGTCAATCCCTTGGCGCTGGCCCGTGCGGCTTGGCAGGATCTGCGTGCCGGTAAGATTCTCTCTGGCGGCAGCACACTGTCTATGCAAGTGGCCCGCCTGATTGACCCCCATCCCCGCACTTTGACCGGAAAGTTACGGCAAGTCTGGCGCACCTTGCAACTGGAGTGGCATTTCTCCAAAGATCAAATTCTCGAAATCTACCTTAATCGCGCCCCTTTTGGCGGTACCCTGCAAGGGATTGGTGCTGCCAGTTGGACCTATCTGGGGAAACCGCCGTCACAGCTAACGCCCGCAGAAGCGGCACTGTTGGCGGCATTGCCACAGGCTCCGAGCCGATTGCGACCGGATCGCTACCCGCTGCGGGCCAAAGCGGCGCGCGATAAAGTCTTAACCCGGCTAGCGGATTATCAGGTCTGGACAGCGGCACAGGTAGCAGATATCCAACAAGAGGATATCTGGTTGGCACCGCGTCAGGTGCCGCAACTCGCGCCATTGCTGGCCCGCCGATTAACCAGTGGCAATCAGCGGGAGGTGATTCAGACCACATTAGATGCGGCACTACAGCGGCAATTGGAAGAGATGGCGGCGGGTTGGCGTCATCAACTGCCGGAGAAAACTTCGCTGGGGCTGCTGGTGGTCGATCACACCACCATGAATGTGCGGGCTTACCTCGGTTCGGTAGATTTTCAGGATAGCAGCCGCTTCGGCCATGTGGATATGGTCAGTGCTTGGCGCTCGCCGGGATCAACACTCAAACCTTTCCTGTATGCCATGGCGCTGGATGATGGCTTGATCCATGCCGAGTCGCTGTTGCAAGATGTGCCGCGCCGCTTCGGTGATTATCGCCCCGGCAATTTTGATACCGGATTTCATGGGCCAGTCAGTGCCAGCGAAGCGCTGGTGCGATCACTGAATTTACCGGCGGTGCAACTGTTGGAAGCCTATGGCCCGAAACGTTTTACCGCCAATTTGCGCAATAGCGGCCTCAATTTACGTTTTCCGCCCCACAGTGAACCCAGTCTGGCGGTGATCCTCGGGGGGGCTGGCTCACGGCTGGACCAACTCGTGGCCGCCTACAGCGCCTTTGCCCGTGGGGGCATGGCTGCAACATTGCGTTTTGAACCCCAACAGCAGATTCAGGAGCGGCGGCTATTCTCACCCGGTGCGGCATGGATAACTCGGCGTATATTAGCCGGAGAGAGCAGGCCACTGCCGGATGATATTTTACCGGCAGCCGTGCCGCTGGCATGGAAAACCGGCACGAGCTATGGATACCGTGATGCTTGGGCAATAGGTATCAATGCACGTTATACCATCGGCGTGTGGGTTGGGCGACCCGATGGCACACCTGTCGCCGGGCAGTTTGGTTATGCTACTGCGATACCGATACTCAATCAGGTCAACAACGTGCTGATGACGGGATGGCAGCAGGGGGGCCGTGTATTACCGCGCGACCCAAGGCCCGCGTCTGTCAGTCGAGCAGAGATTTGCTGGCCGGGCGGGCAGCCGCTAGCGGTTGGGGACAGCAATTGCCGCCAGCGTCGCCAAAGCTGGGTGCTTGACGGCACAATACCGCCCACCTTAGCGGCTCCGGGGCAGGAAAATAGGCAAGGTAGCCAGCTCAGTGTGTGGCTCAATCCACAGGGCCAACGGGTGGCGGCAGATTGCTCGCAGGCGATGGCGCGGCAATTAACATTATGGCCACTGCCACTCGAACCTTGGCTGCCAATGGCAGAGCGGCGTAGCCAAAGATTGCCCACTGCCAGCCAAACATGCCCGCCACAAGGTGATATGGATGCAGCCCCGTTACTGATTTTAGGTATTCGTGATGGGGCAGTCGTCAAGCGCTTACCTGGTCATAATAGTCTGGATCTGCGCCTTGCAGCCCAAGGTGGCCGTGGACAACACTGGTGGTTCCTGAATGGCGAACAGGTGGCCGTGACTGATAATAACCAGTCATGGGTACACACATTATCGGCGCCTGGCCGCTATCAACTTAATGTATTGGACGAAAGTGGTTTAGTCAGTAATTTGCTGTTTCGACTGGAGTAG